In Trichocoleus desertorum ATA4-8-CV12, a genomic segment contains:
- a CDS encoding after-VIT domain-containing protein, translating into MKFAYILPAATLLLVGTLGAIAHFTVAQSVSQVPMRSTIVNPNPGDDVVNSTSTLPPGGLFGQKDGQQQAFVLKHTEVKAKVSGNISRVEVTQTFENPFKDPLEAIYVFPLPDEAAVDDMEIKIGDRVIKGDIKKREEAQKIYEQARQQGRTAGLLEQERDNIFTQSLANIRPGEQIEVTIRYSDSLKFEGGDYEFVFPMVVGPRYIPGNAIGNSGDTDVVPDASRITPPVLKPGTRSGHDIGVTVEIDAGVPVQEVRSPSHKLRVEPKGNTTQVQLVTGDTIPNKDLILRYRVAGQDTQATVLTQANDKGGHFAAYLIPAVQYRSNEIVPKDVVFLMDASGSQQGDPLAKSQELMRRFINGLNPNDTFSIIDFANTATQLSPAPLPNTPANRAKAIAYINQLDANGGTELMNGIQAVMNFPAAESGRLRSVVLLTDGYIGNENQVIAEVQRQLKPGNRLYSFGVGSSVNRFLVDRLAEVGRGTSQVIRQDEPTQQVAEKFFRQINNPVLTNVQVTWQGSGAAPEMYPLAAPDLFASQPLVLFGRKSDRTSGSLKITGTAAGGERYEKTLRVNFDSGKSNPAIAQLWGRARIKDLMNQMFGGETTSGVAAVTDTALAYRLLSQYTAFVAVSDEVRVNPDGTSQRVQVPVEMPEGVSYEGVFGNAQDAAVGAGAAYSMAPMPVMAPSPPGRLAGRRVGSGNQSSTVASPPVAKTRVTSEATDMTQMPEAIAPSSTNPRLQVVSITGLDPAKMPVLTQYLQRLNLPTGFSGDVVLEFSVQSGRVGRILLDDQASTLKEAAVVDVIKRSLLTWQPASGVTGTVKVVLRLR; encoded by the coding sequence ATGAAATTTGCCTATATTTTGCCTGCTGCTACGTTGCTGCTCGTTGGCACGCTAGGAGCGATCGCCCACTTTACTGTTGCTCAATCTGTAAGTCAGGTACCTATGCGCTCTACGATTGTGAATCCCAATCCCGGTGATGACGTTGTTAATTCCACTTCTACCCTGCCGCCGGGTGGTTTATTTGGGCAAAAGGATGGGCAGCAGCAAGCTTTTGTGCTGAAGCATACTGAGGTGAAGGCTAAGGTATCAGGTAACATTTCGCGGGTGGAAGTCACCCAAACCTTTGAAAATCCCTTTAAAGATCCCCTAGAAGCTATCTATGTCTTTCCCCTGCCCGATGAAGCAGCGGTGGATGATATGGAAATTAAAATTGGCGATCGCGTGATCAAGGGAGACATCAAGAAGCGGGAAGAAGCACAGAAAATCTATGAGCAGGCGAGGCAGCAAGGCCGTACCGCAGGACTACTAGAGCAAGAGCGAGACAACATTTTTACCCAGTCTTTAGCCAATATTCGACCGGGTGAACAGATTGAGGTAACGATTCGCTACAGCGATAGCCTCAAGTTTGAGGGCGGCGATTACGAATTCGTCTTTCCGATGGTGGTAGGGCCGCGCTACATTCCTGGCAACGCGATCGGCAATAGCGGCGATACCGATGTGGTACCCGATGCTTCCCGCATTACGCCTCCAGTGCTCAAACCTGGTACCCGCTCTGGTCATGATATTGGGGTCACGGTTGAGATTGATGCAGGCGTACCTGTGCAAGAAGTGCGATCGCCTTCCCACAAGCTGAGAGTTGAGCCAAAGGGCAACACCACCCAGGTGCAACTGGTGACAGGAGATACGATTCCCAATAAAGATTTAATTCTGCGCTATCGGGTGGCGGGCCAAGACACGCAAGCCACCGTACTGACTCAAGCCAACGATAAAGGCGGGCACTTTGCGGCGTACCTGATTCCGGCTGTGCAGTACCGCAGTAATGAGATTGTGCCGAAGGATGTGGTGTTTTTGATGGATGCCTCTGGCTCTCAGCAAGGCGATCCCTTAGCGAAGTCCCAAGAACTGATGCGGCGCTTTATCAATGGGCTGAATCCGAACGACACTTTCTCGATTATTGATTTTGCCAATACTGCGACTCAACTTTCTCCCGCCCCACTGCCCAACACTCCTGCCAATCGGGCCAAGGCGATCGCCTATATCAACCAGTTAGATGCCAATGGCGGCACCGAACTGATGAATGGCATCCAAGCCGTAATGAACTTTCCGGCGGCGGAATCGGGTCGTTTACGGAGTGTGGTACTGCTGACCGACGGTTATATTGGCAACGAAAATCAGGTGATTGCGGAAGTGCAACGACAACTGAAACCGGGAAATCGCCTTTATAGTTTTGGAGTCGGTAGCTCGGTCAATCGCTTTTTAGTCGATCGCCTGGCAGAAGTAGGACGTGGCACGTCCCAAGTCATTCGCCAAGATGAGCCAACTCAGCAAGTGGCAGAGAAGTTTTTCCGACAAATTAACAATCCAGTCCTGACCAATGTTCAAGTAACTTGGCAAGGCTCCGGTGCCGCTCCAGAGATGTATCCTTTAGCAGCTCCTGACTTATTTGCCAGTCAACCTTTGGTTCTGTTTGGGCGTAAAAGCGATCGCACCAGTGGCAGCTTGAAAATTACCGGAACAGCAGCGGGGGGTGAGCGCTATGAAAAAACGCTCAGAGTCAACTTTGACTCAGGAAAAAGTAATCCAGCGATCGCTCAACTTTGGGGCCGCGCCCGGATCAAAGACTTGATGAATCAGATGTTTGGTGGCGAAACTACATCCGGCGTAGCGGCAGTCACAGATACGGCCTTGGCTTATCGCCTGCTCTCGCAATACACGGCTTTTGTAGCAGTCAGTGATGAGGTGCGGGTTAATCCGGATGGTACTAGCCAACGGGTGCAAGTGCCAGTAGAAATGCCAGAGGGAGTCAGCTATGAAGGTGTCTTTGGTAATGCTCAAGATGCTGCGGTGGGGGCAGGTGCTGCTTACTCAATGGCTCCCATGCCTGTGATGGCTCCATCACCACCTGGTCGTTTGGCGGGACGGCGAGTGGGAAGTGGCAACCAATCATCAACAGTAGCGAGTCCTCCAGTAGCTAAGACGCGTGTCACTTCTGAGGCGACAGACATGACACAGATGCCAGAGGCGATCGCTCCCTCATCTACCAACCCCCGCTTGCAAGTCGTGAGCATTACAGGTTTAGATCCGGCGAAAATGCCTGTTCTGACTCAATATCTACAGCGTTTGAATCTGCCAACTGGATTCAGTGGTGATGTAGTGTTGGAGTTCTCGGTGCAGAGCGGGCGGGTCGGTCGCATTTTATTGGATGACCAGGCTTCTACCTTGAAGGAAGCGGCTGTGGTTGATGTGATCAAGCGATCGCTTTTAACTTGGCAACCAGCGTCAGGGGTGACGGGTACGGTGAAGGTGGTGTTACGTCTGCGGTAG